A portion of the Acanthopagrus latus isolate v.2019 chromosome 21, fAcaLat1.1, whole genome shotgun sequence genome contains these proteins:
- the LOC119011026 gene encoding serine/threonine-protein kinase MAK-like isoform X1: MTNCWTVWDCQGCPVRERQGSLWTMNHYTTLRQLGDGTYGSVLLGKSNETGELVAIKRMKRKFYSWDECLNLREVKSLKKLNHANVVKLREVIRENEYLYFVFEYMKENLYQLMNDRNKLFPESVVRNMIFQILQGLSFIHKHGYFHRDMKPENLLCMGPELVKIADFGLAREIRSQPPYTDYVSTRWYRAPEVLLKSKAYSSPIDIWAVGCIMAELYTLRPLFPGNSEVDEIFKICQVLGTLKKADWPEGYNLATSMNFRFPKCVPTSLRSLIPNASNEAITLMKDMLQWDPEKRPSAAQALRYRYFHVGQALGAPLKAQAKMSEAAAESKPLSLCKTELESSQSLQQPLQQISLPQDNMEPSTLEATTFSALTEGQQEPLSLVKNRQPKSWQTPPRAAPMGAESNTTGVRSGRRRWGQTSFKSVDSWDEGEDADAGVSISKKPTISSLKDRALNGPSHRFPESKNNTVSKLSSSRADSTALSARQHYLSQSRYLPGVNPKSNPSPASQKVVLGGSCLSRAQGLEFPLHKDTLPKLTDKRPLTEKTLEHLDLIKDSFMSSSNSPTKKHMSAFQKTETGADRRQRITLAPIGGPSALDLSSAADLRVESKNKPSKSKTSLNKPLEGNEEHEGRRSRVTNPQLPLSSVMGKNTFSKSMQPVHGRVDWTAKYGGTQ, from the exons ATGACCAACTGTTGGACTGTGTGGGACTGTCAAGGCTGCCCGGTGAGGGAGAGGCAGGGCTCTCTGTGGACGATGAACCACTACACCACACTGAGGCAGCTGGGGGACGGCACGTATGGCAGCGTGCTACTGGGCAAGAGCAATGAGACCGGGGAGCTGGTGGCTATAAAGAG gatgaagaggaaattTTATTCTTGGGATGAGTGCTTGAATCTAAGAGAGGTGAAG TCACTGAAGAAGCTGAACCATGCCAATGTAGTGAAACTGAGGGAAGTCATCAGAGAAAATGAGTACCTCTACTTTGTCTTTGAGTACATGAAAGAAAACCTCTATCAGCTCATGAACGACAG AAACAAGTTGTTCCCTGAGTCAGTCGTCAGAAACATGATTTTTCAGATATTACAGGGACTGTCGTTTATTCACAAACATG GGTATTTCCATCGTGATATGAAACCAGAGAACTTGCTGTGCATGGGCCCCGAGCTGGTTAAGATCGCTGATTTTGGACTAGCCAGAGAGATCCGCTCGCAGCCGCCGTACACAGATTATGTGTCCACAAGATG GTACCGAGCTCCAGAGGTTCTGCTAAAGTCAAAAGCCTACAGCTCACCCATCGACATCTGGGCTGTGGGATGCATCATGGCGGAGCTCTACACACTGAGACCCCTGTTCCCTGGCAACAGTGAGGTGGATGAGATCTTCAAGATCTGTCAGGTGCTGGGAACACTGAAAAAG GCGGACTGGCCTGAGGGCTACAACCTGGCCACCTCCATGAACTTCCGCTTCCCAAAGTGTGTCCCTACCAGCCTCAGATCGCTGATCCCCAATGCCAGCAATGAGGCAATCACGTTAATGAAAGACATGCTGCAGTGGGACCCTGAGAAAAGACCGAGTGCTGCTCAG GCTCTACGGTATCGATACTTCCATGTCGGCCAGGCACTCGGTGCCCCTCTCAAGGCTCAGGCAAAGATGTCCGAGGCAGCTGCAGAGTCAAAACCTCTGTCCCTCTGTAAGACGGAACTAGAGTCCAGCCAGTCTCTCCAGCAGCCCCTTCAGCAGATCTCCTTACCTCAGGACAATATGGAGCCCAGCACATTAGAAGCAACAACTTTCTCCGCGCTGACAGAAGGGCAGCAGGAACCTCTTAGCCTGGTGAAAAACAGGCAGCCAAAGAGCTGGCAGACT CCTCCAAGAGCAGCTCCCATGGGAGCAGAGAGCAACACAACTGGAGTGAGGTCTGGACGTCGACGATGGGGCCAGACATCTTTCAAGTCTGTCGACAGCTGGGACGAGGGTGAGGATGCAGACGCTGGAGTATCCATCTCCAAAAAACCCACCATCAGCTCTCTGAAGGACAGAGCACTGAATGGACCCAGCCATCG ATTTCCAGAatcaaagaacaacacagtatCAAAGCTGTCAAGCAGCAGAGCTGACTCCACCGCTTTGTCTGCCAGGCAGCACTACCTCAGCCAGTCCAGATACCTGCCAG GTGTGAATCCAAAGAGCAACCCCTCACCAGCAAGCCAGAAGGTCGTGTTGGGCGGCTCGTGTTTAAGCCGAGCACAGGGGCTGGAGTTTCCTCTGCATAAAG acaCTCTTCCTAAACTTACAGACAAGCGGCCTTTAACAGAAAAGACGCTGGAGCATCTCGATCTTATCAAAG ACTCCTTCATGAGCAGCTCCAACAGCCCAACCAAGAAGCACATGTCAGCTTTTCAGAAGACTGAAACAGgagcagacagaagacagaggatTACACTGGCGCCAATAGGAGGCCCCTCTGCTC TTGACCTGTCGTCTGCGGCTGATCTGAGAGTCGAGTCTAAAAACAAACCATCCAAGAGCAAGACCTCACTGAATAAACCACTCGAAGGTAATGAAG AACATGAGGGGCGGAGGAGCAGAGTTACAAATCCTCAGCTCCCTTTATCCAGCGTTATGGGAAAGAATACGTTTTCAAAGAGCATGCAGCCAGTGCATGGACGAGTAGACTGGACCGCCAAATACGGAGGCACCCAGTAG
- the LOC119011029 gene encoding transmembrane protein 14C-like: MAVDWIGFSYAALVTVGGLIGYLKAGSVTSLAAGLLFGLLAAVGAYLASQDPKNVWLSLGTSGTLTVVMGLRFLNSWKLMPAGLMTVASGLMLVKIIIGMTKRPHTS; the protein is encoded by the exons ATGGCTGTGGACTGGATCGGGTTCAGCTATGCTGCTCTGGTGACAGTAGGAGGACTCATAGGTTATCTGAAAGCAG gCAGCGTCACCTCTCTGGCTGCAGGGCTTCTGTTCGGCCTGCTGGCTGCCGTCGGTGCTTATCTGGCATCTCAAGATCCCAAGAATGTCTGGCTGTCGCTTG GCACCTCGGGAACTCTGACGGTGGTGATGGGACTGAGATTTCTCAACTCCTGGAAGCTCATGCCAGCTGGTTTGATGACAGTAGCGAG tggaCTGATGCTGGTGAAGATCATTATTGGAATGACAAAGAGACCACATACATCTTGA
- the LOC119011026 gene encoding serine/threonine-protein kinase MAK-like isoform X3 yields MNHYTTLRQLGDGTYGSVLLGKSNETGELVAIKRMKRKFYSWDECLNLREVKSLKKLNHANVVKLREVIRENEYLYFVFEYMKENLYQLMNDRNKLFPESVVRNMIFQILQGLSFIHKHGYFHRDMKPENLLCMGPELVKIADFGLAREIRSQPPYTDYVSTRWYRAPEVLLKSKAYSSPIDIWAVGCIMAELYTLRPLFPGNSEVDEIFKICQVLGTLKKADWPEGYNLATSMNFRFPKCVPTSLRSLIPNASNEAITLMKDMLQWDPEKRPSAAQALRYRYFHVGQALGAPLKAQAKMSEAAAESKPLSLCKTELESSQSLQQPLQQISLPQDNMEPSTLEATTFSALTEGQQEPLSLVKNRQPKSWQTPPRAAPMGAESNTTGVRSGRRRWGQTSFKSVDSWDEGEDADAGVSISKKPTISSLKDRALNGPSHRFPESKNNTVSKLSSSRADSTALSARQHYLSQSRYLPGVNPKSNPSPASQKVVLGGSCLSRAQGLEFPLHKDTLPKLTDKRPLTEKTLEHLDLIKDSFMSSSNSPTKKHMSAFQKTETGADRRQRITLAPIGGPSALDLSSAADLRVESKNKPSKSKTSLNKPLEGNEEHEGRRSRVTNPQLPLSSVMGKNTFSKSMQPVHGRVDWTAKYGGTQ; encoded by the exons ATGAACCACTACACCACACTGAGGCAGCTGGGGGACGGCACGTATGGCAGCGTGCTACTGGGCAAGAGCAATGAGACCGGGGAGCTGGTGGCTATAAAGAG gatgaagaggaaattTTATTCTTGGGATGAGTGCTTGAATCTAAGAGAGGTGAAG TCACTGAAGAAGCTGAACCATGCCAATGTAGTGAAACTGAGGGAAGTCATCAGAGAAAATGAGTACCTCTACTTTGTCTTTGAGTACATGAAAGAAAACCTCTATCAGCTCATGAACGACAG AAACAAGTTGTTCCCTGAGTCAGTCGTCAGAAACATGATTTTTCAGATATTACAGGGACTGTCGTTTATTCACAAACATG GGTATTTCCATCGTGATATGAAACCAGAGAACTTGCTGTGCATGGGCCCCGAGCTGGTTAAGATCGCTGATTTTGGACTAGCCAGAGAGATCCGCTCGCAGCCGCCGTACACAGATTATGTGTCCACAAGATG GTACCGAGCTCCAGAGGTTCTGCTAAAGTCAAAAGCCTACAGCTCACCCATCGACATCTGGGCTGTGGGATGCATCATGGCGGAGCTCTACACACTGAGACCCCTGTTCCCTGGCAACAGTGAGGTGGATGAGATCTTCAAGATCTGTCAGGTGCTGGGAACACTGAAAAAG GCGGACTGGCCTGAGGGCTACAACCTGGCCACCTCCATGAACTTCCGCTTCCCAAAGTGTGTCCCTACCAGCCTCAGATCGCTGATCCCCAATGCCAGCAATGAGGCAATCACGTTAATGAAAGACATGCTGCAGTGGGACCCTGAGAAAAGACCGAGTGCTGCTCAG GCTCTACGGTATCGATACTTCCATGTCGGCCAGGCACTCGGTGCCCCTCTCAAGGCTCAGGCAAAGATGTCCGAGGCAGCTGCAGAGTCAAAACCTCTGTCCCTCTGTAAGACGGAACTAGAGTCCAGCCAGTCTCTCCAGCAGCCCCTTCAGCAGATCTCCTTACCTCAGGACAATATGGAGCCCAGCACATTAGAAGCAACAACTTTCTCCGCGCTGACAGAAGGGCAGCAGGAACCTCTTAGCCTGGTGAAAAACAGGCAGCCAAAGAGCTGGCAGACT CCTCCAAGAGCAGCTCCCATGGGAGCAGAGAGCAACACAACTGGAGTGAGGTCTGGACGTCGACGATGGGGCCAGACATCTTTCAAGTCTGTCGACAGCTGGGACGAGGGTGAGGATGCAGACGCTGGAGTATCCATCTCCAAAAAACCCACCATCAGCTCTCTGAAGGACAGAGCACTGAATGGACCCAGCCATCG ATTTCCAGAatcaaagaacaacacagtatCAAAGCTGTCAAGCAGCAGAGCTGACTCCACCGCTTTGTCTGCCAGGCAGCACTACCTCAGCCAGTCCAGATACCTGCCAG GTGTGAATCCAAAGAGCAACCCCTCACCAGCAAGCCAGAAGGTCGTGTTGGGCGGCTCGTGTTTAAGCCGAGCACAGGGGCTGGAGTTTCCTCTGCATAAAG acaCTCTTCCTAAACTTACAGACAAGCGGCCTTTAACAGAAAAGACGCTGGAGCATCTCGATCTTATCAAAG ACTCCTTCATGAGCAGCTCCAACAGCCCAACCAAGAAGCACATGTCAGCTTTTCAGAAGACTGAAACAGgagcagacagaagacagaggatTACACTGGCGCCAATAGGAGGCCCCTCTGCTC TTGACCTGTCGTCTGCGGCTGATCTGAGAGTCGAGTCTAAAAACAAACCATCCAAGAGCAAGACCTCACTGAATAAACCACTCGAAGGTAATGAAG AACATGAGGGGCGGAGGAGCAGAGTTACAAATCCTCAGCTCCCTTTATCCAGCGTTATGGGAAAGAATACGTTTTCAAAGAGCATGCAGCCAGTGCATGGACGAGTAGACTGGACCGCCAAATACGGAGGCACCCAGTAG
- the LOC119011026 gene encoding serine/threonine-protein kinase MAK-like isoform X2 translates to MTNCWTVWDCQGCPVRERQGSLWTMNHYTTLRQLGDGTYGSVLLGKSNETGELVAIKRMKRKFYSWDECLNLREVKSLKKLNHANVVKLREVIRENEYLYFVFEYMKENLYQLMNDRNKLFPESVVRNMIFQILQGLSFIHKHGYFHRDMKPENLLCMGPELVKIADFGLAREIRSQPPYTDYVSTRWYRAPEVLLKSKAYSSPIDIWAVGCIMAELYTLRPLFPGNSEVDEIFKICQVLGTLKKADWPEGYNLATSMNFRFPKCVPTSLRSLIPNASNEAITLMKDMLQWDPEKRPSAAQALRYRYFHVGQALGAPLKAQAKMSEAAAESKPLSLCKTELESSQSLQQPLQQISLPQDNMEPSTLEATTFSALTEGQQEPLSLVKNRQPKSWQTPPRAAPMGAESNTTGVRSGRRRWGQTSFKSVDSWDEGEDADAGVSISKKPTISSLKDRALNGPSHRFPESKNNTVSKLSSSRADSTALSARQHYLSQSRYLPGVNPKSNPSPASQKVVLGGSCLSRAQGLEFPLHKDTLPKLTDKRPLTEKTLEHLDLIKDSFMSSSNSPTKKHMSAFQKTETGADRRQRITLAPIGGPSALDLSSAADLRVESKNKPSKSKTSLNKPLEEHEGRRSRVTNPQLPLSSVMGKNTFSKSMQPVHGRVDWTAKYGGTQ, encoded by the exons ATGACCAACTGTTGGACTGTGTGGGACTGTCAAGGCTGCCCGGTGAGGGAGAGGCAGGGCTCTCTGTGGACGATGAACCACTACACCACACTGAGGCAGCTGGGGGACGGCACGTATGGCAGCGTGCTACTGGGCAAGAGCAATGAGACCGGGGAGCTGGTGGCTATAAAGAG gatgaagaggaaattTTATTCTTGGGATGAGTGCTTGAATCTAAGAGAGGTGAAG TCACTGAAGAAGCTGAACCATGCCAATGTAGTGAAACTGAGGGAAGTCATCAGAGAAAATGAGTACCTCTACTTTGTCTTTGAGTACATGAAAGAAAACCTCTATCAGCTCATGAACGACAG AAACAAGTTGTTCCCTGAGTCAGTCGTCAGAAACATGATTTTTCAGATATTACAGGGACTGTCGTTTATTCACAAACATG GGTATTTCCATCGTGATATGAAACCAGAGAACTTGCTGTGCATGGGCCCCGAGCTGGTTAAGATCGCTGATTTTGGACTAGCCAGAGAGATCCGCTCGCAGCCGCCGTACACAGATTATGTGTCCACAAGATG GTACCGAGCTCCAGAGGTTCTGCTAAAGTCAAAAGCCTACAGCTCACCCATCGACATCTGGGCTGTGGGATGCATCATGGCGGAGCTCTACACACTGAGACCCCTGTTCCCTGGCAACAGTGAGGTGGATGAGATCTTCAAGATCTGTCAGGTGCTGGGAACACTGAAAAAG GCGGACTGGCCTGAGGGCTACAACCTGGCCACCTCCATGAACTTCCGCTTCCCAAAGTGTGTCCCTACCAGCCTCAGATCGCTGATCCCCAATGCCAGCAATGAGGCAATCACGTTAATGAAAGACATGCTGCAGTGGGACCCTGAGAAAAGACCGAGTGCTGCTCAG GCTCTACGGTATCGATACTTCCATGTCGGCCAGGCACTCGGTGCCCCTCTCAAGGCTCAGGCAAAGATGTCCGAGGCAGCTGCAGAGTCAAAACCTCTGTCCCTCTGTAAGACGGAACTAGAGTCCAGCCAGTCTCTCCAGCAGCCCCTTCAGCAGATCTCCTTACCTCAGGACAATATGGAGCCCAGCACATTAGAAGCAACAACTTTCTCCGCGCTGACAGAAGGGCAGCAGGAACCTCTTAGCCTGGTGAAAAACAGGCAGCCAAAGAGCTGGCAGACT CCTCCAAGAGCAGCTCCCATGGGAGCAGAGAGCAACACAACTGGAGTGAGGTCTGGACGTCGACGATGGGGCCAGACATCTTTCAAGTCTGTCGACAGCTGGGACGAGGGTGAGGATGCAGACGCTGGAGTATCCATCTCCAAAAAACCCACCATCAGCTCTCTGAAGGACAGAGCACTGAATGGACCCAGCCATCG ATTTCCAGAatcaaagaacaacacagtatCAAAGCTGTCAAGCAGCAGAGCTGACTCCACCGCTTTGTCTGCCAGGCAGCACTACCTCAGCCAGTCCAGATACCTGCCAG GTGTGAATCCAAAGAGCAACCCCTCACCAGCAAGCCAGAAGGTCGTGTTGGGCGGCTCGTGTTTAAGCCGAGCACAGGGGCTGGAGTTTCCTCTGCATAAAG acaCTCTTCCTAAACTTACAGACAAGCGGCCTTTAACAGAAAAGACGCTGGAGCATCTCGATCTTATCAAAG ACTCCTTCATGAGCAGCTCCAACAGCCCAACCAAGAAGCACATGTCAGCTTTTCAGAAGACTGAAACAGgagcagacagaagacagaggatTACACTGGCGCCAATAGGAGGCCCCTCTGCTC TTGACCTGTCGTCTGCGGCTGATCTGAGAGTCGAGTCTAAAAACAAACCATCCAAGAGCAAGACCTCACTGAATAAACCACTCGAAG AACATGAGGGGCGGAGGAGCAGAGTTACAAATCCTCAGCTCCCTTTATCCAGCGTTATGGGAAAGAATACGTTTTCAAAGAGCATGCAGCCAGTGCATGGACGAGTAGACTGGACCGCCAAATACGGAGGCACCCAGTAG